Below is a window of Deltaproteobacteria bacterium HGW-Deltaproteobacteria-6 DNA.
AAGGGCTTTGTTCAGGCCTGTTGATTCGCGCCCGCAAGCAGACATTCAGCCTCGTTCTGTGCGATGATATTATCAGCGAGTTTAAAGGTATTCTGAGAAAAAAATTCAAAATTACCCCGGCCGATATTACCGAAATTTCGGCCATAGTTTCAGAAGCAGCGACCGAAATCATTCATGATCTGAGTCCTGTTCCGAATATTTGCAGAGATCCGAATGACGATATGATTATAGCCTGTGCTGTCGATGCGCATGCCGATTATATCGTTACCGGTGATGAAGACCTGCTGATCCTCAAGAAGTATAAGGGTGTTGTCATCATTAATCCGCGCAATTTTGAAGCCTTGTTTGACGACTGACGCTGATGATTTCCAACCGGTTTAGTAGCTACTTTTTTCCTCACAGCTTCCGCTACGATCACGGATGAACTTCATGTTGACATTCCGAAACTTATGCACGCCTTATTAAGTTTATTAGTGCGCTCGAAATAAGCTAACAGACACTTCGTAATTGTGGCACGCACAAATTGTGACGTCCCAGATTGAGGCATGCCACAATCCACTAACTTTTCCAGCTTTCAGGATATTCCTTAAATCGTTTTGAAATTATTGATGATTACTGTTTGTTTGGCCCCGGCGCTTTCTGGCACGTTATCCGCAGGGAGCACTTACGAATTTGGAATTGCACGGATTAAGCCATTTGGTCTCTGCATTCAAAAAAATAACAACGGGACAGCGAACTGCATCCCCTGTCAATCTTAATAAACTAATTTTTTAGGAGGTAACACATGTTTGAAGCGAAACCCTGGCTGAGTAGTTACGATTACAATGTCCCGAGAACGATCCAGTATCCGAGGATCCCCGCACAGAACCTTGTACACCTTGCCGCCGCAATGTACCCCCACAAGGCTGCCACCAATCTTTATGGATCCAAGATGACATTCCGTCAAATCCGGTCCCAGATTCTGCGCCTGGCCAACGCGCTGGTCAAATTCGGCGTCAAAAAAGGCGATCGGATCGGCCTGGCTCTTCCCAATTGTCCCCAGTACATCATCGCTTATTATGCGGCGCTGTCCACAGGCGCTATCGTCGTCAACATGAACCCCCTTTACACCCATGACGAACTCAAGTTCATGATGGAAAATTCCGGTTTGCAGACCCTTTTCACTTTTGACATGGTTCTGCCCGTGATGCGCCCTCTGGCCAAAGAACTGGGTTTGAAAAATGTGATTATCACGAAGGTGACGGACTATATTCAGGGGCTCCCGGTCAGCACGGCCAAAAGCCTGGAACTGGAAGAAGGCTGGCATCATTTTTCGGAACTCGTAGAGAGCTCTAAAGACGAAAGCATACCGAAAGTGGCCGTCAATTCCGAAGATCCCGCCCTGATCCAGTTCACGGGAGGGACGACGGGGCTGCCCAAAGGCGCGCTTCTGACCCATTCCAACGTTGTCTCCGGAGCCTTTCAGGGAACCCTCTGGGGAAATTCCATTACCACCTATGTTCCCCACGCGCAGCGGGCCGTCATCGGCGCCATCCCGTATTTCCATATTTACGGCAACACTTTTTCCATGAACTGGGGCTTCCTTAATGCCGCAACCCAGGTCTTGTTCCCGAGATTCGAACTCGAAGAATTCATGAGCGTTCTGGCGACGCTTGACGAAATCACCTATTTCCCCACCGTTCCGACGATGGTTACGGCCATTGCCGGTCATCCCAAGGCCGCAGAGATTGATCTGGGCTCCCGCATCCGGCTCTTAAGCACGGGCGGCGCTCCCATGCCTGTCGAATTGATTCAGAAAGTCAAAGACATGGGCGTCTTCTTTAATGAAGGCTGGGGCATGAGCGAAACCGCCTCCGTCGGCATCAGCATTCCGATTCTCCGCCATAAGCCGGGTTCCATCGGCTGTCCGGTTCCCGACAATGAAGTTCGTCTGGTGGATCTGGAAACAGGCCAGCATGATGTCAAGCAGGGCGAGCCGGGTGAAATCCTGATTAAAGGCCCCACCGTCATGCAGGGATACTGGAACAACCCGTCAGAGACGGCCAATCAGCTCAAAGACGGCTGGCTCAGTACCGGTGATATCGCGCAGATGGACGAAGACGGTTATTTCTACATTGTCGACCGCAAGAAGGATATGATCATCGCCGGCGGCTTCAATGTTTACCCCCGCGAGGTTGACGAGGTTTTGTATCAGCATCCCAAAATCGCCGAAGCGGTTTCCGCCGGTGTTCCGGATGCCTATCGCGGCGAGACGGTCAAAGCCTTTGTCGTGCTGAAACCGGGCGTTGAAGCAACTGACAAGGAAATCATTGCTTTCTGCAAAGAAAAACTCGCGCCCTATAAAGTGCCGAAGATGGTTGAGTTCCGTCAGGAACTGCCGAAATCAGCCGTCGGCAAGATTCTGCGCAAGATTCTGCGCGACGAGGAAGTCGCTAAAAGCAAGAAATAGCGGATAGTTGTCAGATTTATGGTTGAAAAGCATACGCCTGCGCCAGGACGGAAAAATCCGGGTTGCAGGCGTATGCCGGTATAAATTAAAAAGATGCAGGCTGGCGGCAACTGTGGTAATCACCATGCAGTGAAAAAAGCAAAAACGCTTATGGTGTGAAAAATATTTTATCCAAAAGGAGTATCAACGTATGAGTAATTTGTTAGTCAATACCAGAGATCAGCAGTTTGTTTTGTTTGAGCAGTTGGGGATTGAAAAGCTGTTTGAATATGACGCGTACAAGGATTTTTCCAAAGATGATTTGACGATGATCCTGAATGAAGCCGAAAAGCTGGCCGTCAATGAACTGGCTCCGGCCTGCAAGGAAGGGGACGAAGAAGGCTGCCACATTAAAGACGGCGTTGTCACCGTTCCCAAATGCTTCCGCGCGCCTTACAAAAAGTTTTGCGAAGGCGGCTGGATCAACCCCATGGATGACGCGGAGGTTGGCGGGCAGGGCGTTCCCGCGGCCATCGGGTTTGCCTGCATTGAATATTTCGGCGCCGCCAATTACGCCTTTGCCATGTATCCGGGGCTCACGCACGGCGCGGCAAGTCTGATTCATGCTTATGGAACCGAGGAGCAGAAAAACAAATACATGTACAGAATGTTTTCCGGTGAATGGACGGGAACCATGTGCCTTACCGAACCGGGCGCGGGCTCGGACGTCGGCGCGCTGAAGACCACCGCTAAGAAGCTGCCGGACGGCAAATACCTGATCACGGGAACCAAGTGCTTTATCTCCGCGGGTGACCACGATCTGACCCCCAACATCATTCATCCCGTTCTGGCCCGTATTGAAGGCGATCCTCCCGGAACCAAGGGAATTTCCATTTTCATCGTTCCCAAAATCACCGTCAACGACGACGGAACGCTTGGCGAATCCAATGACGTCAAGACCGGCGGCATCGAGCACAAGATGGGCATCAAGGGGTCGGCCACCGCAACGCTGAATTTCGGCGAAGACGGAAAGTGTATCGGCGAACTGCTGGGCAACGAGCGCGAAGGCATCAAGATCATGTTCATGATGATGAATGAAGCCCGCCTGGGAACCGGTATGCAGGGACTGGTCCTTTCTTCGGCGGCTCTGGAACATGCCGTGCAGTATGCCAAAGAACGCATTCAGAGTACGGCGATCTGGGACATGAAAAACCCGGAGGCCAAGCCCGTGACCATCATCAATCATCCCGACGTCCGCAGAAAATTGCTCTGGATGAAATCTCACGTCGAAGGGTCCCGCAGCCTCTGTTACTTTACCGCTTTCTGCATCGACATGGCCAAAGTAGCGAAGACGGACGAGGAAAAAGCCAAATGGGAAGGCCTGCTGGATCTGATGACACCGGTTGTCAAAGCCTGGACGACGGACAAGGGGCTTTTGTCCTGCTCACTGGCCATGGACGTTTACGGCGGCTATGGCTACTGTTCGGAATACCCCGTAGAACAGTATCTGCGCGATGAAAAGATCGGCACCATTTACGAAGGAACCAACGGCATTCAGGCGCTGGATCTGGTCGGCCGCAAACTTGGCCAGCGCAAGGGCGCCAATGTCATGAACCTTGCCGCCATGATCCAGAAAACCATCGCGGATGCCAAAAAGAATCCGGAACTGGCCAAATATGCCGCTACCCTGGAAGAGGCATCCAACGCCTGTCTGGAACTGACCATGTTCTTTGCTCAGGCCGGCAAATCCGGTGATTTCCTGCTGCCGATTCTCAATGCCTGCAAGTTCCTGGAGATCTTCGGAGACGTGATCGTCGGCCATCTGCTTCTGGAAGGCGCCGGTGTCGCTTCGGGAAAACTGGCCGCCATTTATGAAGCCAATGGCGCCACGTCCATCGGCAAGCAGAAAGGCTTGCAGCGATCGGACAAAGATGCCGCCTTCTACAGCGGCAGAATCGCTTCGGCGAAATTCTTCACCAACGAAATTCTGACCACGGTCAAAGCCCGCTGCGAAGCCGTTAAGATGGGTGACAAGACCCCGTTGGAAATCACAGACGAGGCATTTGCCTGGTAGACGAAGATTTTTAGATGGATAGAAAAAGGGGCTGCGGTTGATTCCGCGCCCCTTTTTTTTCAGGAACAGTGTTCCTGTGTATCACTCAGCGATGTCTGTTCCGGCGGTGATTTTGGTAATCATCCCTCCATGTCGCCGGCACCTGCCGATAAAAAGAAGGAACCTGCCGATAAGGCGTCCAGTCGGAGTTATATTGCTTTGAACGATACCAGTGTCCGTTTCGGGAGCGCCACCACCAGCCGCGATAGAAAAAGACATCTTCTTCAATATCGGGAGCGGCATAGATATACGTTTCCGGAATAACGACTAATGCCGGCAACGCGGGAAGGACGACAGCCGGGGGAGCGGGAACGCCGATATGAACATTGACCTCTGCCGTTGCCGGTGCGGGAGGGCCAATGATCAATGCCAAAAGCAGTGCCTCGGAATATAATTTTACCATGATGTTTTCGCCTTGCGCGTAATTTATAACTATCAACTGCTATGAGGATTTTCTTCAACCATATAATTGTGCGGCTGGCCTGACCATGCCCGCACGGATGGAATTCCTGCCGATTTTCCATTGGAGTGCGGGCATGGTCCAGGCGAAGATTGGCCCAGTGATGAAGCCAATCTGAAAAGGGGCGCCTTTGGTTTGTTTATCGATAGGCCGATGCAGCGAAACGACCGGGCAGCAGGCGGGCATCGTCAATATGGACGGGAAGAGCCGGAGCATGCGGCCATGTGCGAAATCTGTTTTCGATTGCCTGTTCAATTTCACCGATACGAAACGGTTTGGCAAAACAGACATCGGCGCCCGCGGCGCTGAGTTTCTCAAGCGCTTCCGAAGAACCGCTCATTCCAATGATGTAAAGATCCGGCAATTCGGCTTTGATGAATTTGCAGAGGCCTGTTCCATCCATTCCGGGCATTTCAGAATCGGTAATAACAACGTCATAAACATGCTTCTGCAATAATTCCACCGCCTCTATTCCGTTGAGTGCTTTATCTGTTTCATGGTCCGACAACTCCAGAAAAGAAGCTAAAAGGTTCAGGATGTCCGCGCAATCATCCACTAGTAATATTTTCATGACAACTCTCCTTATGTTTTTTGTTTTCAGTTTGACGGCAGAGAAATGCCGTTATTGGTTTCCACAATAAAATCTCTCTGGTTGGCCGGGGATATTTTAATGAATTTGTAAGGGATCGCCACAGGTTCACGTCCGGTTGCCATTGTACGATACGTTAATATCCAGGTAAAACCTGTAGTTGTGTCCAGAAGATAGGCTTTGTCTTCACCGCCTGCCACGACCTGATATCTGGGCGTCTTTTCCGCCGCGAAAGCTGTATTACTCATGAAGACGACCGCCATCAATATGAAAGCGACCGCGATGAATATTTTATGCCTGCGCCGACGGCCCTTTGATGGATGGTTGCCACCATATTCTTTATTATTCATATGCCATCCTCCTTTTGCTTTGATCCTTGCTGCTGACTAATAAGGCAAGGGATGTGCCAGGAAAGAATTAATAAAGATATGTGTTTGATATTATTGTCTAATATGGTTGTAAAATCATGGAATAGGGCAGGATAGGAATGAAACAAAGTGTATGGATTATCCTACGGAGAAAATCATGACAGCGGCGGAAAGTGCCGCGAATACTGAAATGTCCGGTGAATGGTTTTCCCTTCAGTCCTTACGGTAATCCAACGGATTCAACTGGTATTTCTCCAGCAGGGCATAAAGATCGGCGCGGTACTTACCGGCCAGCTTAGCTGCCTGGCTGATATTGCCTTTGCTGATTTTCATCAGTTCAATAAGATAGTTGCGCTCGAAATCCTGTTTGGATTCCCGAAACGGCCGAAAAGTGGTTTCATCCGCTTTCTGGTTTATGACAACCATATCTTCATTAATCATATCATCTCTGGCCATGGCAACCGCGCATTCAATAACATTTTCCAATTCCCGGACATTACCCGGCCAGGAATGAATGATGATTTTTTGCAGGGCCTGCGGCGTAATATCCTTGATTTGTTTGTTCATCGCCGCGGCGCATTTTGCCAGAAAATGGTCGACCAGAAGCGGGATATCCTCCCGGCGGTCCCTCAAAGGAGGCATTTTAATGGGAATGACATGGATCCGGTAGAAGAGATCCTGGCGGAAGTTGCCTTCCGCCACTTCTTTTTCGATATCTTTATTGGAAGCGGAAACGATGCGGATGTCAACTTTGACTGGTTTCTGAGCGCCCAGCGGGTAAAACTCTTTTTCATCAAGCGCTTTGAGGAGCTTGCCCTGCATGGACAGAGGAATTTCCGATATTTCATCAAGGAAGATCATTCC
It encodes the following:
- a CDS encoding long-chain fatty acid--CoA ligase; amino-acid sequence: MFEAKPWLSSYDYNVPRTIQYPRIPAQNLVHLAAAMYPHKAATNLYGSKMTFRQIRSQILRLANALVKFGVKKGDRIGLALPNCPQYIIAYYAALSTGAIVVNMNPLYTHDELKFMMENSGLQTLFTFDMVLPVMRPLAKELGLKNVIITKVTDYIQGLPVSTAKSLELEEGWHHFSELVESSKDESIPKVAVNSEDPALIQFTGGTTGLPKGALLTHSNVVSGAFQGTLWGNSITTYVPHAQRAVIGAIPYFHIYGNTFSMNWGFLNAATQVLFPRFELEEFMSVLATLDEITYFPTVPTMVTAIAGHPKAAEIDLGSRIRLLSTGGAPMPVELIQKVKDMGVFFNEGWGMSETASVGISIPILRHKPGSIGCPVPDNEVRLVDLETGQHDVKQGEPGEILIKGPTVMQGYWNNPSETANQLKDGWLSTGDIAQMDEDGYFYIVDRKKDMIIAGGFNVYPREVDEVLYQHPKIAEAVSAGVPDAYRGETVKAFVVLKPGVEATDKEIIAFCKEKLAPYKVPKMVEFRQELPKSAVGKILRKILRDEEVAKSKK
- a CDS encoding acyl-CoA dehydrogenase translates to MSNLLVNTRDQQFVLFEQLGIEKLFEYDAYKDFSKDDLTMILNEAEKLAVNELAPACKEGDEEGCHIKDGVVTVPKCFRAPYKKFCEGGWINPMDDAEVGGQGVPAAIGFACIEYFGAANYAFAMYPGLTHGAASLIHAYGTEEQKNKYMYRMFSGEWTGTMCLTEPGAGSDVGALKTTAKKLPDGKYLITGTKCFISAGDHDLTPNIIHPVLARIEGDPPGTKGISIFIVPKITVNDDGTLGESNDVKTGGIEHKMGIKGSATATLNFGEDGKCIGELLGNEREGIKIMFMMMNEARLGTGMQGLVLSSAALEHAVQYAKERIQSTAIWDMKNPEAKPVTIINHPDVRRKLLWMKSHVEGSRSLCYFTAFCIDMAKVAKTDEEKAKWEGLLDLMTPVVKAWTTDKGLLSCSLAMDVYGGYGYCSEYPVEQYLRDEKIGTIYEGTNGIQALDLVGRKLGQRKGANVMNLAAMIQKTIADAKKNPELAKYAATLEEASNACLELTMFFAQAGKSGDFLLPILNACKFLEIFGDVIVGHLLLEGAGVASGKLAAIYEANGATSIGKQKGLQRSDKDAAFYSGRIASAKFFTNEILTTVKARCEAVKMGDKTPLEITDEAFAW
- a CDS encoding putative toxin-antitoxin system toxin component, PIN family, with product MKAVFDTNVLIAAFLTEGLCSGLLIRARKQTFSLVLCDDIISEFKGILRKKFKITPADITEISAIVSEAATEIIHDLSPVPNICRDPNDDMIIACAVDAHADYIVTGDEDLLILKKYKGVVIINPRNFEALFDD